From the genome of Nasonia vitripennis strain AsymCx chromosome 1, Nvit_psr_1.1, whole genome shotgun sequence, one region includes:
- the Or285 gene encoding odorant receptor 285 has translation MKIVGEKSSPNKDIEKYLGLNLKMLSCIGLDVSLENDDVIQERRILEKMPIFMTNGLGIFAAILQISLITDSMTHNRMFLATQVSSHLFSNMLCISKGYQLATAIAKLGEILREIALIWKQNPLNDEFHRNILSDAAKTLLFCKVFVVVTLCAVFGFGLPPLQNLFFQYLHARNSANHTYDYSQRVFIIEYPFPIQDVLTYSSVLLEEEYLLLASGLYWVCCDTLFAQLTTHISLQLEILQYDIETLINRESAEDRLNENFIIIVKRHRKLLSICELIESVFSPVILTTVVLSGMNICMNVFELSKTISEGNYAEAALHAFLFMNTFLQIVFYCTFAEKLTEQTSFVANSIYNCKWTEKNCKFRVYLQMLIIRSQNPFYFTAYGFFPIGHKRLTTVINTAFSYYMMLQTTS, from the exons ATGAAGATCGTGG gtGAAAAATCGTCGCCAAATAAAGACATTGAAAAGTATCTGGGATTGAATTTGAAGATGCTGTCTTGCATCGGCTTGGACGTATCGCTAGAGAACGATGACGTCATCCAGGAAAGAaggattttagaaaaaatgcCGATTTTCATGACGAATGGATTGGGGATATTCGCTGCGATATTACAAATCTCTCTCATCACAGACTCAATGACTCACAACAGGATGTTTTTGGCGACGCAAGTCAGCAGTCATCTGTTTTCCAACATGCTGTGCATAAGCAAG GGCTATCAACTGGCAACGGCTATCGCAAAGTTGGGAGAAATACTGCGAGAAATAGCCTTGATTTGGAAGCAAAATCCTCTGAACGATGAATTTCACCGCAATATTCTAAGCGATGCTGCAAAAACACTTCTGTTCTGCAAGGTTTTCGTCGTCGTTACTCTATGCGCCGTATTTGGCTTCGGTTTGCCACCACTTCA gaatttatttttccaatATCTTCATGCTCGTAATTCAGCAAACCACACATATGACTACTCCCAGAGAGTTTTCATAATTGAATATCCATTTCCAATCCAAGATGTACTAACGTATTCCTCCGTACTGTTAGAAGAAGAGTATTTGCTTCTCGCATCAGGACTGTATTGGGTTTGCTGCGATACCTTATTCGCGCAGCTAACAACTCACATATCTCTGCAATTAGAG ATATTGCAGTATGATATAGAAACACTGATCAATCGCGAGAGCGCAGAAGACCGTTTGaacgaaaattttattatcatcGTTAAGAGACATCGCAAGCTGTTAAG CATTTGCGAACTGATTGAGAGCGTGTTTAGTCCGGTAATATTAACAACAGTTGTTCTCTCAGGGATGAACATTTGCATGAATGTTTTCGAATTGAGCAAG ACGATTTCTGAAGGGAACTATGCAGAAGCAGCGCTTCatgcttttctttttatgaatACATTCCTTCAGattgttttttattgtacttttgCTGAGAAGTTAACTGAACAG ACCAGCTTCGTAGCGAATTCAATTTATAATTGCAAGTGGACAGAGAAGAATTGCAAATTTAGAGTATATCTTCAAATGCTCATTATAAGATCTCAAAATCCGTTTTATTTTACGGCATATGGATTTTTTCCAATTGGTCATAAACGACTAACAACG GTCATTAATACAGCATTTTCATATTACATGATGCTCCAAACAACAAGTTAG